A region of Halalkaliarchaeum desulfuricum DNA encodes the following proteins:
- a CDS encoding TlpA family protein disulfide reductase, whose protein sequence is MKRREAIAGVASLGVVGAGGAVAFRSRLFERNDRIDPVEIETIDAPGSDAGTAIVPDADRPTVVEFFATWCTVCARMMPDIAAVEADFGDDVWFVSVTNEPIGHTVTREDVRAWWREHGGDWTVGYDPDLDLTRELDLSDTPTTILLDADGRVLETDRGYKSESELRSLVEEAFGIDP, encoded by the coding sequence GTGAAGCGACGGGAGGCGATCGCCGGCGTCGCGAGCCTCGGGGTCGTCGGCGCCGGCGGTGCGGTCGCGTTCCGGTCGCGGCTGTTCGAGAGGAACGACCGCATCGATCCCGTCGAGATCGAGACGATCGACGCGCCCGGAAGCGATGCCGGGACCGCGATCGTTCCCGATGCCGACCGGCCAACTGTCGTCGAGTTCTTCGCGACGTGGTGTACCGTCTGTGCCCGGATGATGCCCGACATCGCCGCGGTGGAGGCGGATTTCGGTGACGACGTGTGGTTCGTGTCTGTGACGAACGAGCCGATCGGCCACACGGTCACCCGGGAAGACGTTCGTGCGTGGTGGCGAGAACACGGCGGCGACTGGACCGTCGGATACGATCCCGACCTGGATCTGACGCGCGAACTCGACCTCTCCGACACCCCGACGACGATCCTCCTCGACGCGGACGGAAGAGTGCTGGAGACGGACCGGGGATACAAGTCGGAATCGGAACTGCGGTCGCTTGTCGAGGAGGCGTTCGGGATCGATCCATGA
- a CDS encoding SCO family protein, with translation MDLPTSRRTYLATVGAIGFGGALAGCLGDDDTVLGSPEDRDAESEALSFPAHGQRLPEVTLPSPLHDREVTTTAFEGERETLVTFVFTRCSMVCPALTGNLAQVQAHATEEGFEGEIALLPITFDPVYDTPEVLREYSEYVGADPTAENWQFLRPESEERAREVVAETFGVGFEKTDAYTPDEVSDEMEFVHTSVTILANRDGFVERGYNPGAPSPAQVIDDLDTVREGYR, from the coding sequence ATGGATCTACCGACGAGCCGTCGTACCTATCTCGCGACGGTGGGAGCCATCGGCTTCGGGGGAGCGCTGGCCGGCTGTCTCGGCGACGACGACACCGTCCTGGGCTCGCCCGAGGATCGGGACGCCGAAAGCGAGGCGCTTTCGTTTCCCGCACACGGCCAGCGACTCCCGGAGGTGACGCTGCCGTCTCCCCTGCACGACCGCGAGGTGACCACCACGGCGTTCGAGGGCGAGCGGGAGACGCTCGTGACGTTCGTGTTTACCCGGTGTTCGATGGTCTGTCCCGCACTCACCGGCAACCTGGCGCAAGTACAGGCCCATGCGACAGAGGAGGGTTTCGAGGGAGAGATCGCGCTGTTGCCGATCACGTTCGACCCGGTCTACGACACCCCCGAGGTACTTCGGGAGTACTCCGAGTACGTCGGCGCGGATCCGACGGCGGAGAACTGGCAGTTCCTCCGGCCGGAGTCCGAAGAGCGCGCCCGGGAGGTCGTCGCGGAGACGTTCGGGGTCGGATTCGAGAAAACCGACGCGTACACACCCGACGAAGTGAGCGACGAGATGGAGTTCGTCCACACCTCGGTCACGATCCTCGCGAACCGCGACGGGTTCGTCGAGCGGGGCTACAACCCCGGAGCGCCGTCGCCCGCACAGGTGATCGACGACCTCGACACCGTGAGGGAGGGATACCGGTGA
- a CDS encoding N-acyl homoserine lactonase family protein: MEFHLLDRGRIHADLNFALDAEVAAVYSDQSPALQYGEFAVWNLLIDHPDATVLWDTGSHPEAADGHWPAPLYEAFAHVDAAERDLETALGEVGYDIGDVDVVVQSHLHLDHAGGLYHFEGTDVPVYVHRRELEHAYLSAKTAGGGDAYLAADFDRDLNWQLVSDERQLLPGIDLLHLPGHTPGLLGAEIDREEKRLLIAGDEAFLAENYEEGRSMGSSLVYDSRAWERSRRKLKERERRTDATVLYGHDPEQFERLHGQL; the protein is encoded by the coding sequence ATGGAGTTTCACTTGCTCGACAGGGGACGCATCCACGCCGACCTGAACTTCGCGCTCGACGCCGAGGTGGCCGCCGTTTACAGCGACCAGTCGCCGGCGCTTCAGTACGGGGAGTTCGCCGTCTGGAACCTCCTGATCGACCACCCGGACGCGACGGTGCTTTGGGACACCGGGTCACATCCCGAGGCAGCCGACGGACACTGGCCGGCGCCACTGTACGAGGCGTTCGCCCACGTCGACGCCGCCGAACGCGACCTCGAGACCGCGCTCGGGGAGGTCGGATACGACATCGGAGACGTCGACGTCGTCGTCCAGTCGCACCTTCACCTCGATCACGCCGGGGGGCTGTATCACTTCGAGGGAACTGACGTGCCGGTGTACGTCCACCGGCGGGAACTCGAACACGCCTACCTCAGCGCGAAAACGGCCGGGGGTGGCGACGCGTACCTCGCGGCCGACTTCGACCGGGACCTGAACTGGCAGCTCGTCTCCGACGAGCGCCAACTGCTTCCGGGGATCGACCTCCTGCACCTTCCGGGACACACCCCCGGACTGCTGGGAGCGGAGATCGACCGAGAAGAGAAACGGTTGCTGATCGCCGGAGACGAGGCGTTCCTCGCGGAGAACTACGAGGAGGGTCGCTCGATGGGATCGAGTCTGGTGTACGACTCCCGCGCGTGGGAACGGAGCCGTCGGAAGCTCAAAGAGCGCGAGCGACGGACCGACGCGACGGTGCTGTACGGACACGACCCCGAGCAGTTCGAGCGCCTGCACGGACAACTGTAG
- a CDS encoding HD domain-containing protein, producing the protein MNPVKDSVHDYIPLDPVAAELIDTPVFQRLRHIKQLSTVRLVYPSANHTRFEHSLGVYRLTSRALDTLEVDEDRSRHARAAALLHDVGHGPYGHQTEDLIRRHTGTDHDDIEWLVTDADREVSQVLEGHDLEPERIAALVRGDGPLGDLISGELDADRMDYLVRDAHHTGVPYGTIDHGRLVRELTLRDGRLVLAEGNVPTAESLLLARGLMNAIVYRHHVSRIAGAMLERASERLLHADDEPAADVDVETFRRMADHDLLVRLREAAPDLARRLERRDLFKRAVWAERSRVPAGTSEVDRAGERAAAREIADEAGVDPEEVIVDIPPRPTLKESNATVVVDGTPQRLEDASELVSGLRGAQRANWRLGVYCPAPHRESVADAAEQVLELRPGRP; encoded by the coding sequence ATGAACCCGGTCAAGGACAGCGTCCACGACTACATCCCCCTGGATCCGGTTGCGGCGGAGTTGATCGACACGCCCGTCTTTCAGCGACTCCGTCACATCAAGCAGCTTTCCACGGTCAGACTGGTGTATCCGTCCGCCAACCACACGCGGTTCGAACACTCCCTGGGCGTGTATCGCCTCACCTCCCGGGCGCTCGACACCCTCGAAGTCGACGAGGATCGGTCCCGACACGCCCGCGCTGCGGCGCTGTTGCACGACGTCGGCCACGGACCATATGGCCACCAGACGGAGGACCTGATCAGACGCCACACCGGGACGGACCACGACGACATCGAATGGCTCGTCACCGACGCAGACAGGGAGGTGAGCCAGGTGCTGGAAGGACACGATCTCGAACCCGAACGGATCGCCGCTCTCGTCCGTGGAGACGGCCCGCTCGGCGATCTGATCTCCGGCGAACTCGACGCCGACCGGATGGACTACCTGGTCCGGGACGCCCACCACACCGGGGTGCCGTACGGGACGATCGACCACGGGAGACTCGTCCGGGAACTCACGCTCCGGGACGGCCGACTCGTCCTCGCTGAAGGCAACGTTCCGACCGCGGAGAGCCTCCTGCTTGCCCGGGGGTTGATGAACGCGATCGTCTACCGACACCACGTCTCCCGGATCGCCGGCGCGATGCTGGAACGGGCGAGCGAACGTCTGCTGCACGCCGATGACGAGCCCGCGGCCGACGTCGACGTCGAAACGTTCCGCCGGATGGCGGATCACGATCTCCTGGTCCGACTCCGCGAGGCCGCCCCCGACCTCGCCCGCAGGCTCGAACGACGCGACCTCTTCAAGCGTGCCGTCTGGGCCGAGCGCTCCCGGGTTCCCGCCGGAACGTCCGAAGTGGATCGGGCGGGGGAACGCGCCGCAGCACGGGAAATCGCCGACGAGGCAGGTGTCGACCCCGAGGAGGTGATCGTCGACATTCCGCCCCGACCGACGCTGAAGGAGTCCAACGCCACCGTCGTCGTCGACGGAACGCCACAACGTCTCGAGGACGCCAGCGAACTCGTTTCCGGGCTGCGAGGCGCACAGCGGGCGAACTGGCGGCTCGGCGTCTACTGTCCCGCACCCCACCGAGAATCGGTTGCCGACGCAGCCGAACAAGTGCTGGAACTGCGGCCGGGACGTCCCTGA
- a CDS encoding biotin--[acetyl-CoA-carboxylase] ligase: protein MDEETADDGVAAFAATLQGSTDAPYAIEAHESVPSTNERARELAALGRTDVAVIADEQTRGRGRRDRGWTGPPGGIYASILLSPDRPPADAPLFTLAGAVAAVRACEDVGVDAGIKWPNDVIVEADDDHNENGTGDRETSGRGGRKLAGVLTETETEGDRLSWLVVGVGINANVDPGVLPPGATSLRGTLGEDVDRQVAIRELLDRFHELASDPDAVLPAWRERAITLGRRVRVETEDGTIEGTAVDVTRPGALVIETPTGRRTVHTGECSHLRRVASGTDASETDPTETDSY from the coding sequence GTGGACGAAGAGACAGCCGACGACGGGGTGGCGGCGTTCGCAGCGACACTCCAGGGATCGACCGATGCGCCGTACGCCATCGAGGCCCACGAGTCGGTCCCGTCGACGAACGAGCGTGCCCGGGAGCTTGCAGCACTGGGGCGTACCGACGTCGCCGTGATCGCCGACGAACAGACCCGCGGCCGCGGCAGACGCGACAGGGGATGGACGGGGCCACCCGGCGGGATCTACGCGTCGATACTGCTCTCGCCGGATCGGCCTCCTGCGGACGCGCCGCTTTTCACGCTTGCGGGGGCCGTGGCTGCGGTTCGCGCCTGTGAAGACGTCGGCGTCGACGCCGGTATCAAGTGGCCGAACGACGTGATCGTCGAGGCGGACGACGACCACAACGAAAACGGTACCGGCGACAGGGAAACGTCTGGTCGTGGTGGCCGGAAACTCGCCGGCGTCCTCACAGAAACTGAAACCGAAGGCGACCGGCTCTCGTGGCTCGTCGTCGGTGTGGGGATAAACGCAAACGTCGATCCCGGGGTGCTTCCGCCGGGAGCGACCAGCCTGCGAGGGACGTTGGGTGAAGACGTCGACCGTCAGGTGGCGATCAGGGAGTTGCTGGATCGGTTCCACGAACTCGCGAGCGATCCCGACGCCGTGCTCCCGGCGTGGCGCGAGCGGGCGATCACGCTGGGGCGACGCGTCCGCGTCGAAACGGAAGACGGCACGATCGAGGGCACAGCCGTCGATGTCACTCGACCGGGAGCGCTCGTTATCGAGACGCCGACGGGCCGCAGAACGGTACACACTGGGGAGTGTTCGCACCTTCGTCGTGTCGCCTCCGGAACGGACGCAAGCGAAACAGACCCGACAGAAACGGACAGTTACTGA
- a CDS encoding type II toxin-antitoxin system death-on-curing family toxin, with protein MADSLWYPSVEDVIVIHDDIVSEYSSTPSGVQNRGDIEFALTYIEEGSFGSAPETIHEKSYHLLRLLVANHPFVDANKRTALNTTVVFYFLNGYRFEYDGEIRMILKQFGTDEAAVDEDEVIEYLRSNTEEIDLAGEIEEWRDDLIQYGIEQLTENSSDPND; from the coding sequence ATGGCTGACTCGCTGTGGTATCCATCCGTTGAGGATGTTATTGTCATCCACGACGACATCGTTTCGGAGTACTCTAGTACACCATCAGGTGTCCAGAACCGAGGTGACATTGAATTCGCGCTGACCTACATCGAAGAGGGAAGTTTCGGTTCAGCACCGGAGACGATTCACGAGAAGTCGTATCACCTCCTCCGGCTTCTCGTCGCCAATCACCCCTTCGTCGATGCGAACAAGCGTACCGCACTCAACACGACGGTCGTCTTCTATTTCCTCAACGGCTATCGGTTCGAGTACGATGGCGAAATCAGGATGATATTGAAACAGTTCGGGACCGACGAGGCGGCTGTCGATGAAGATGAAGTCATCGAGTATCTTCGATCTAACACCGAAGAGATAGATCTGGCCGGTGAAATCGAAGAGTGGCGAGACGATCTGATCCAGTACGGCATAGAGCAGTTGACCGAGAATTCATCGGACCCGAACGATTAA
- a CDS encoding DUF433 domain-containing protein — MAERETRRIAHDLMGEPHIAGHRVSVRQVYALVEERDIDPEAVADRYDLDVADVYHALAYYHDHPREMSDIEAEREDAMETFRESIERPEGVGPDTV; from the coding sequence ATGGCTGAACGGGAAACTCGCCGTATCGCCCACGATCTCATGGGCGAACCCCACATCGCTGGACATCGTGTCAGCGTCCGCCAAGTGTACGCGCTTGTCGAAGAGCGTGATATCGATCCCGAAGCCGTTGCGGATCGATACGACTTGGACGTAGCAGATGTCTACCACGCACTCGCATACTACCACGACCACCCACGCGAGATGAGCGACATCGAAGCTGAACGAGAGGATGCGATGGAAACGTTCCGGGAGTCAATTGAGCGTCCCGAGGGCGTCGGACCGGATACCGTCTGA
- a CDS encoding DUF5615 family PIN-like protein, with protein MAAWQFLLDENIDPKVATYLEKEELVAEHVRDTLGQGADDKDDVLPYARENGRIIVTSDVKDFGTLPSDTHTGIILLYDDTMPAYRVASALIRLVDTYPSRDEFPGREELDAWA; from the coding sequence ATGGCGGCGTGGCAGTTCCTTCTCGACGAAAATATCGACCCGAAAGTAGCGACGTACCTCGAAAAAGAGGAATTGGTAGCTGAGCACGTTCGAGACACGCTCGGACAAGGGGCGGATGACAAAGACGATGTCCTCCCTTATGCTCGTGAGAATGGCCGTATCATCGTCACGAGTGATGTGAAAGATTTCGGCACTCTCCCGAGTGACACTCACACTGGCATTATTCTGCTCTACGACGATACGATGCCCGCCTACCGTGTCGCCTCCGCTCTGATACGGCTAGTCGATACCTATCCAAGCCGAGACGAATTTCCGGGCCGTGAAGAACTTGACGCGTGGGCCTGA